In Acidobacteriota bacterium, a single genomic region encodes these proteins:
- a CDS encoding DNA mismatch repair protein MutS has product MAVEALYEAREASFRRQAGAEQRRSLALSRARLAAFVGGAVALVAALNSGDPLRTTLFIAAASLAAAFAGLVAVHNRIEDRLQREEVLASINRRQAARVRRVWTDFPPAGGPVSDAHPYAQDLDVAGRASLINLCLAAGTPQGVRTLEAWLLAPAEPAAILDRQQAVAELAPLLDFRQELLARATLARRGAAADAATLERFFAWSEGRPWLISRPWLAWLTRLLGAIATGLALAHAAGLTSEPLWLLPVIPNVVLWFVLARRIERTFDHAFARNAAPGQEAVMFEVVCRREFTSPLLRALRARTLGADTAMRRLQRLMELADIRLTTLVHFPLNALTLWDFHVLFAVERWQATAGSRVRDWFDAIGELEALSGFAGLRHDNPAWAMPELADLGADALLDARALGHPLIDERVRVANDVRVGPPGTFLFVTGSNMSGKSTLLRAIGVNVVLAQAGAPVCAAAMRLPRLAVQTSMRVQDSLEEGVSYFMAALKRLKMILAEARGDAAPRAPWKMQTDAPRVLYLLDEILQGTNTAERQIAVRTILVQLLTSGAIGAVTSHDLSLADADDLRRAAVPVHFTEHFHEGPDGMSMQFDYTLRPGVATSRNALKLMKMVGIDAAPADS; this is encoded by the coding sequence ATGGCAGTCGAGGCGCTGTACGAGGCGCGCGAAGCGTCGTTCCGGCGGCAGGCCGGCGCCGAACAGCGGCGGTCGCTGGCGCTCTCGCGCGCGCGGCTCGCCGCGTTCGTGGGCGGCGCGGTCGCGCTCGTGGCCGCCCTCAACTCCGGCGATCCCCTGCGCACGACCCTCTTCATTGCCGCCGCCAGCCTCGCGGCGGCCTTTGCCGGCCTCGTGGCCGTCCACAACCGGATCGAAGACCGGCTGCAGCGCGAGGAGGTCCTCGCCTCGATCAACCGGCGGCAGGCCGCACGGGTGCGACGGGTCTGGACCGACTTCCCGCCAGCGGGTGGTCCGGTTTCAGATGCCCACCCTTACGCCCAGGATCTGGATGTCGCCGGGCGCGCGTCGCTCATTAATCTGTGCCTCGCCGCGGGAACGCCGCAGGGCGTGAGGACGCTGGAGGCGTGGCTGCTCGCGCCCGCCGAGCCGGCCGCGATCCTCGATCGACAGCAGGCGGTGGCGGAACTGGCGCCGTTGCTCGACTTTCGCCAGGAACTGCTGGCGCGGGCGACGCTCGCCCGGCGCGGAGCCGCCGCGGACGCGGCGACGCTCGAACGCTTCTTCGCCTGGTCGGAAGGAAGACCCTGGCTGATCTCGCGCCCCTGGCTGGCCTGGCTGACGCGCCTGCTCGGCGCGATTGCCACGGGCCTGGCCCTGGCGCATGCCGCCGGCCTCACGAGCGAGCCTCTTTGGCTTCTGCCGGTCATCCCGAACGTGGTCTTGTGGTTCGTGCTGGCGCGCCGTATCGAACGGACCTTCGACCACGCGTTCGCCCGCAATGCCGCGCCCGGCCAGGAAGCCGTGATGTTCGAGGTGGTCTGCCGACGGGAATTCACCTCACCCCTGCTGCGGGCCCTTCGCGCGCGGACGCTGGGCGCCGACACGGCGATGCGCCGCTTGCAACGTCTGATGGAGCTTGCCGACATCCGGCTGACGACGCTCGTGCACTTTCCCCTGAATGCGCTGACGTTGTGGGATTTCCACGTGCTCTTCGCCGTGGAACGCTGGCAGGCGACCGCCGGCAGCCGGGTCCGCGACTGGTTCGATGCGATTGGCGAGCTCGAGGCGCTGTCAGGCTTCGCCGGACTGCGTCACGACAATCCAGCTTGGGCGATGCCGGAGTTGGCGGACCTGGGCGCCGACGCGCTGCTCGACGCCCGGGCGCTCGGGCACCCGCTGATCGACGAGCGCGTGCGCGTGGCCAACGACGTGCGCGTCGGCCCGCCGGGCACGTTCCTGTTCGTCACCGGCTCCAACATGTCCGGCAAGAGCACACTCCTGCGGGCGATTGGCGTCAACGTCGTCCTCGCACAGGCGGGCGCGCCGGTGTGCGCCGCCGCGATGCGCCTGCCGCGCCTGGCCGTCCAGACCAGCATGCGGGTGCAGGACTCGCTCGAAGAGGGGGTGTCGTATTTCATGGCTGCGCTGAAGCGGCTCAAGATGATCCTCGCAGAGGCCAGGGGCGACGCTGCGCCCCGCGCGCCCTGGAAAATGCAGACGGACGCCCCGCGAGTTCTTTACCTGCTGGATGAAATTCTCCAGGGCACCAACACCGCTGAACGCCAGATCGCGGTGCGAACGATCCTGGTGCAATTGCTGACCTCCGGTGCGATCGGCGCGGTGACCTCGCACGACCTCAGCCTTGCCGACGCGGATGACCTGAGGCGGGCGGCGGTGCCCGTGCACTTCACCGAGCACTTCCACGAAGGGCCGGACGGCATGTCGATGCAGTTCGATTACACGCTGCGTCCCGGCGTGGCGACGTCGCGAAACGCGCTGAAGCTGATGAAGATGGTCGGCATCGACGCCGCGCCGGCGGATTCGTAG
- a CDS encoding glycoside hydrolase has protein sequence MRWRNIGPHRGGRGKSAVGIPDQPNVFYVGFHNGGVWKTTDYGRTWVPLFDDQPSGSIGAIAIAPSDPNVIYVGSGEGLQRPDLATGDGIYRSNDGGKTWTHYGLRDAQQIPQIAVDPQNPDRLYVAALGHPYGANDERGVFRSTDGGRSFERVLYKGPDIGAADVALDPRNPSIVYAALWEARQGPWENAAFAGPGSGLFKSTDGGTTWSQVGKGLPAGEEGLGRIGLGICDADPNRIYAIVASPASMGGLYHSADAGASFARVNSDPRIWSREGDFHEIKPDPTNCNTVYVANVASWKSVDGGKTFMDFRGAPGGDDYHRIWINPRNPKIIIQIADQGAIVTVNGGQTWSSWYNQPTAQFYHVNTDNAFPYRVCGGQQESGSACVSSRGEDGQITFREWHPVGVEEYGYAVPDPLDPDIVYGGKITRYERRTGQVQNISPKPIRDARYRVVRTMPVAFSPVDNKTLFFASNTVWKTLNGGRSWTEISPDLSRPTWEVPENVGKYRGTEAAKPSQRGVVYALAPSPLRIGTLWAGTDDGLIHVTRDGGATWTDVTPNDLKPWAKVSIMDASHFDVNTAYAAINTFRLDDLRPHIYRTKDGGKTWTHITNGIPDGGIVNVVREDPKQRGLLYAGTEQAVYVSLDAGESWQSLRLNMPATSIRDLVIKDDDIVVATHGRSFWILDDVTPLRQAASGVGRTFTSTVLFTPQDAWRVRWNKNTDTPLPPDEPAGQNPPDGAIINYWLPSDAKSTTLEILDAAGKLVRRYDSAASGVASAFSPSGEGAATLDPASVGAIPHPENGEEIAVANSQHRPENDYFKFGQAAPPPEGQSAWNFPRYWIRPGHELKATRGFHRFVWDLHYAPPKVFGFSFPIAATYLDTPPQPQGPWAPPGSYTVRLTVDGVTTTRSLIVKMDPRVKTPAAGLQQQFTLSMQLYDAIGRTYDEIVKRDPQAATRLTQLRQLHQQMLSLYDTIQDVDVAPTEQVVAAASQQLGRLSRLRSRPPA, from the coding sequence ATGCGCTGGCGCAACATCGGCCCGCACCGCGGCGGGCGCGGCAAATCCGCCGTGGGCATTCCCGACCAGCCCAACGTTTTCTATGTCGGCTTCCACAACGGCGGCGTCTGGAAGACGACCGACTACGGGCGCACCTGGGTTCCGCTCTTCGACGACCAGCCCAGCGGATCGATCGGCGCGATCGCAATTGCGCCTTCGGATCCCAACGTCATCTATGTCGGCAGCGGCGAAGGGCTGCAGCGTCCCGACCTGGCGACAGGCGACGGCATCTACCGCTCGAACGACGGCGGGAAGACGTGGACGCACTACGGCCTCCGCGACGCGCAGCAGATCCCGCAGATCGCCGTCGATCCGCAGAACCCCGACCGCCTGTACGTTGCCGCGCTCGGCCACCCCTACGGCGCGAACGACGAGCGCGGCGTGTTCCGTTCCACCGATGGCGGCAGAAGCTTCGAGAGGGTTCTCTACAAAGGACCGGACATCGGCGCTGCCGACGTCGCCCTCGATCCGCGCAACCCGTCGATCGTCTACGCCGCGCTGTGGGAAGCACGGCAGGGGCCGTGGGAGAACGCGGCGTTCGCCGGCCCGGGCAGCGGGCTCTTCAAGTCCACCGACGGTGGCACGACGTGGAGCCAGGTCGGCAAGGGGCTGCCGGCCGGAGAGGAAGGGCTCGGGCGAATCGGTCTTGGCATTTGCGACGCGGATCCGAACCGCATCTACGCGATCGTGGCGTCACCGGCGAGCATGGGCGGGCTCTACCACTCGGCCGATGCCGGCGCCAGCTTCGCGCGCGTCAACAGCGATCCGCGCATCTGGAGCCGGGAAGGAGACTTTCACGAGATCAAGCCGGACCCGACCAACTGCAACACGGTCTACGTCGCGAACGTCGCCTCGTGGAAATCCGTTGACGGCGGGAAGACGTTCATGGACTTCCGCGGCGCGCCGGGAGGCGACGACTACCACCGCATCTGGATCAACCCCAGGAACCCGAAGATCATCATCCAGATCGCGGACCAGGGGGCGATCGTCACGGTCAACGGCGGCCAGACGTGGAGCTCGTGGTACAACCAGCCCACCGCGCAGTTCTACCACGTGAACACGGACAACGCGTTCCCCTACCGCGTGTGCGGCGGCCAGCAGGAGAGCGGGTCCGCGTGCGTCTCTTCGCGGGGCGAGGATGGCCAGATCACGTTCCGCGAGTGGCACCCGGTCGGGGTCGAGGAATACGGCTATGCCGTTCCGGACCCGCTCGATCCCGACATCGTCTACGGCGGGAAGATCACCCGCTACGAGCGCCGCACCGGCCAGGTGCAGAACATCTCGCCGAAGCCGATCCGCGACGCACGTTATCGCGTCGTCCGCACCATGCCGGTGGCGTTTTCTCCCGTGGACAACAAGACGCTGTTCTTCGCGTCGAACACCGTCTGGAAGACGCTGAACGGCGGCCGGAGCTGGACCGAAATCAGCCCGGACCTTTCGCGCCCCACGTGGGAGGTGCCGGAGAACGTGGGCAAGTACCGCGGGACGGAGGCCGCGAAGCCCTCGCAGCGCGGCGTGGTCTACGCGCTTGCGCCCTCGCCGCTCCGGATCGGCACGCTCTGGGCGGGCACCGACGACGGGCTGATTCACGTGACGCGCGACGGCGGCGCGACATGGACGGACGTGACGCCGAACGACCTCAAGCCGTGGGCGAAAGTGTCCATCATGGACGCGTCGCACTTCGACGTGAACACGGCGTACGCGGCGATCAACACGTTCCGCCTCGACGATCTGCGCCCGCACATCTACCGCACAAAGGACGGCGGGAAGACCTGGACGCACATCACCAACGGCATCCCGGACGGCGGGATCGTCAACGTGGTGCGGGAGGACCCGAAGCAGCGCGGGCTGCTCTACGCGGGCACCGAGCAGGCGGTATACGTCTCGCTCGACGCTGGCGAGAGCTGGCAGTCGCTTCGCCTGAACATGCCCGCCACCTCCATCCGCGATCTCGTCATCAAAGACGACGACATCGTCGTCGCGACGCACGGGCGGTCTTTCTGGATCCTCGATGACGTGACTCCGCTGCGGCAGGCGGCGTCTGGTGTGGGGCGGACCTTCACGTCCACCGTTCTCTTCACCCCGCAAGACGCCTGGCGGGTCCGCTGGAACAAGAACACCGACACGCCGCTCCCGCCCGACGAGCCCGCGGGCCAGAACCCGCCGGATGGCGCCATCATCAATTACTGGCTGCCGTCCGATGCGAAGTCAACGACGCTCGAGATCCTCGACGCCGCAGGGAAGCTGGTCCGGAGGTACGACTCAGCCGCGTCCGGCGTCGCGTCGGCGTTCAGTCCGTCCGGAGAGGGCGCCGCCACGCTCGATCCTGCCTCGGTCGGCGCCATTCCCCACCCGGAGAACGGCGAAGAGATTGCCGTCGCGAACAGCCAGCACCGCCCCGAGAACGACTACTTCAAATTCGGCCAGGCCGCTCCGCCGCCCGAGGGGCAGAGCGCCTGGAACTTCCCCCGCTACTGGATTCGTCCCGGCCACGAGCTGAAGGCGACGCGGGGGTTTCACCGCTTCGTGTGGGACCTGCACTACGCGCCGCCGAAGGTGTTCGGCTTCTCGTTCCCGATCGCCGCGACCTATCTCGACACCCCGCCGCAGCCGCAGGGCCCGTGGGCGCCGCCCGGGAGCTACACGGTGAGGCTCACGGTTGATGGCGTGACGACGACGCGATCGCTGATCGTGAAGATGGACCCGCGCGTGAAGACGCCGGCGGCGGGACTGCAGCAGCAGTTCACGCTGTCCATGCAGCTGTACGACGCAATCGGCAGGACGTACGACGAGATCGTGAAGCGCGATCCCCAGGCCGCCACGCGCCTGACGCAGCTCCGCCAACTGCACCAGCAGATGCTGTCCCTCTACGACACGATCCAGGACGTCGATGTGGCGCCCACCGAGCAGGTGGTCGCTGCTGCATCGCAGCAGCTAGGCCGGTTGTCGCGGCTTCGGTCACGACCCCCTGCCTGA
- a CDS encoding polymer-forming cytoskeletal protein, whose protein sequence is MTNIGKGIAISGSVRSDEPLAIAGTIKGDVFAGEYEVTLEEGANVDGAVLARSIVVNGRSVGRLVAKEVVRLRRGASVRAEIAAPRFALEDGAVFNGKVDPARTDAAFTVAEHRREERELEVKR, encoded by the coding sequence ATGACCAACATTGGAAAAGGGATCGCTATCTCAGGCTCCGTGCGTTCGGACGAGCCGCTCGCGATCGCGGGGACGATCAAAGGCGACGTGTTCGCGGGAGAGTACGAGGTCACGCTCGAGGAAGGGGCGAACGTCGACGGCGCCGTGCTCGCGCGCAGCATCGTCGTCAACGGACGCTCGGTCGGACGCCTGGTGGCGAAAGAGGTCGTGCGGCTGCGCCGCGGCGCGAGCGTGCGGGCGGAAATCGCCGCGCCGCGCTTCGCGCTCGAGGACGGCGCGGTGTTCAACGGCAAGGTGGATCCGGCGCGCACCGACGCGGCGTTCACGGTCGCGGAGCACAGGAGGGAAGAGCGGGAGTTGGAAGTCAAGAGGTAA
- a CDS encoding type II toxin-antitoxin system HicB family antitoxin, with protein sequence MPRPVRDTAHAVISRDIGWYVAECLEMPVVAQGRTIDEVVAGLRLALERRLGMDDASKFGLTRSPRVIVSFEFSLSRGSRR encoded by the coding sequence ATGCCGCGCCCCGTCCGCGATACCGCGCACGCCGTGATCTCGCGCGACATTGGCTGGTATGTCGCCGAATGCCTGGAAATGCCGGTCGTCGCGCAGGGGCGGACGATCGACGAAGTCGTGGCGGGACTGCGGCTCGCTCTGGAGCGCCGGCTTGGCATGGACGACGCCTCGAAGTTCGGCCTCACCCGCTCTCCGCGCGTGATCGTCTCTTTCGAGTTCAGCCTCTCGCGAGGATCTCGTCGCTGA
- a CDS encoding PHP domain-containing protein: protein MLKVDLHLHTNDDPIDDVRHSAGELVDRAAADRFSALAITLHDRQLRDPSLADYARERGVIILPGVERTIGGRHVLLINFPQHAEDVQTFDDVRRLKAAGNGLVIAPHPFFPEASCLQGLMDEHADLFDAVEWTYFWRPGVNFNARAERWARERGKPLVGNSDLHDLRQLGRTHSLVAAEPCADAICEAIREGRVSLRTQPVPALELASVLGGMLWRGRNGRAKNADRLSEPASGLQPSA from the coding sequence GTGCTCAAAGTGGACCTTCACCTACACACAAACGACGACCCGATCGATGACGTCCGGCACTCCGCTGGGGAGCTGGTCGATCGCGCCGCGGCCGATCGCTTCTCGGCGCTGGCGATCACGCTTCACGATCGGCAGTTGCGCGACCCCTCGCTGGCCGACTACGCCCGCGAGCGCGGCGTGATCATTCTTCCGGGCGTCGAGCGCACGATCGGGGGACGGCACGTGCTCCTTATCAACTTTCCACAGCATGCGGAGGACGTGCAGACGTTCGACGATGTCCGGCGGCTGAAGGCGGCGGGAAACGGCCTCGTGATCGCGCCGCACCCGTTCTTCCCGGAGGCGTCGTGCCTGCAGGGCCTGATGGACGAGCATGCCGACTTGTTCGACGCGGTGGAGTGGACCTACTTCTGGCGTCCTGGCGTCAACTTCAACGCCAGGGCGGAACGGTGGGCTCGCGAACGCGGGAAGCCGCTCGTGGGCAACTCGGACCTTCACGACCTGCGGCAGCTCGGACGGACGCACTCACTGGTCGCCGCGGAGCCATGCGCCGACGCCATCTGCGAGGCGATTCGCGAGGGGCGCGTCTCGCTTCGGACGCAGCCCGTCCCTGCGCTCGAACTGGCCAGCGTGCTCGGCGGCATGCTGTGGCGCGGCCGGAACGGGCGCGCGAAAAACGCCGATCGGCTCAGCGAACCAGCTTCAGGTCTCCAGCCATCAGCTTGA